In one window of Camelina sativa cultivar DH55 chromosome 15, Cs, whole genome shotgun sequence DNA:
- the LOC104747011 gene encoding uncharacterized protein LOC104747011 has product MMDATSESERTSLDLSISSPKQAYYVESPSSVSHLDDGDKSSSSASLIQVHTPNYTILTESRLSSSSRTSNGTSGMGSRWKGSSRRSNMYWPEKPYTIHEDEVYEENRGLSVPQCRAVLVVLGTVVVFSVFCSVLWGASHPFSPIVSVKSFSLHSFYYGEGIDRTGVATRILSFNSSVKVTIHSPAPYFGIHVSSSTFKLTFSSFTLATGQLKSYYQPRKSKHIGIVKLTGAEVPLYGAGPHLAASDKKGKVPVKLEFDIRSQGNLLGKLVQSKHVNHITCSFFISSSKTSKPIEFSHKTCKLVTK; this is encoded by the exons atgatgGACGCTACGTCAGAATCAGAAAGAACAAGTTTGGACCTATCGATATCATCACCTAAACAAGCTTACTACGTTGAGAGCCCTTCAAGCGTGTCTCACTTAGACGATGGTGATAAATCCTCATCCTCTGCTTCGCTTATTCAGGTTCATACCCCAAACTACACCATTCTCACTGAGTCACGTCTCTCCTCTTCGAGCCGTACCTCCAATGGGACGAGCGGTATGGGATCTCGGTGGAAAGGAAGCTCCCGGAGGAGTAATATGTATTGGCCAGAGAAGCCTTACACGATTCATGAAGATGAAGTTTATGAAGAGAACAGAGGATTGTCAGTGCCACAATGCAGAGCTGTTTTGGTAGTGTTAGGGACTGTGGTTGTGTTCTCTGTTTTCTGCTCTGTTTTGTGGGGAGCTTCTCATCCTTTCTCTCCTATCGTCTCCGTCAAGAGCTTTAGCCTCCATAGCTTTTATTACGGAGAAGGAATAGACAGAACAGGTGTTGCCACCAGGATTCTGAGCTTTAACAGCTCAGTGAAGGTTACAATACACAGTCCTGCTCCTTACTTTGGCATCCATGTCTCTTCTTCTACCTTCAAACTCACCTTCTCCTCTTTCACCCTCGCCACTGGTCAG CTTAAGAGCTATTACCAACCAAGAAAGAGCAAGCACATAGGCATTGTAAAACTCACTGGCGCCGAGGTTCCTTTGTATGGAGCAGGACCACATTTGGCAGCCTCCGACAAGAAGGGTAAAGTTCCAGTGAAGTTAGAGTTTGACATCAGATCGCAAGGTAATCTTTTGGGGAAGCTGGTGCAGTCGAAGCACGTGAATCACATCACATGCTCCTTCTTCATTTCCTCTTCCAAGACATCCAAACCCATAGAATTCTCTCACAAGACCTGTAAACTCGTTACAAAGTAA
- the LOC109129312 gene encoding uncharacterized protein LOC109129312, producing the protein MKMYLKSDSDITSLDESSPKQPTYYVQSPSRDSEKSSSVALTTHQTTPTESPSHPSFASRVSNGGGGGFRWKGRRKYHGGRWSPADKEEGADGRYDDLYEDNRGVSVVTCRLILGVVATLSIFVLLCSVLFGASQSFPPIVYFKGVNVHSFYYGEGSDSTGVPTKILNFKCSMEITIHNPSTFFGIHVSSSAISLIYSRQFTLAIAHLKSYYQPKQSNHTSMINLVGSKVPLYGAGAELVASDHNGGVPVKLEFEIRSRANIVGHLVKSRHREHLSCFFLISSNNTTFVKFTHKTCT; encoded by the exons atgaagatgtACCTAAAATCTGACTCAGACATCACAAGCCTCGACGAATCATCACCAAAACAGCCTACTTACTACGTTCAAAGCCCATCACGTGACTCCGAAAAGTCTTCTTCGGTGGCACTGACGACTCACCAGACCACTCCCACAGAGTCTCCGTCACACCCATCGTTTGCTAGTCGTGTATCTAATGGCGGTGGTGGAGGATTCAGGTGGAAAGGACGGAGGAAATATCACGGCGGAAGATGGTCTCCGGCTGATAAAGAGGAAGGTGCTGATGGACGGTACGACGATCTTTACGAGGACAACAGGGGAGTCTCCGTTGTTACTTGTAGACTTATTTTGGGAGTTGTTGCGACACTGAGTATCTTTGTTCTTCTATGTTCGGTTCTCTTTGGTGCTTCTCAATCTTTTCCTCCAATCGTCTATTTCaag GGTGTGAATGTGCATAGCTTTTACTACGGAGAAGGTTCAGACAGTACAGGAGTTCCAACAAAGATCTTGAACTTTAAATGTTCCATGGAGATCACAATACACAATCCTTCTACATTCTTTGGCATCCACGTCAGCTCCTCTGCCATCAGCCTCATCTACTCTCGTCAGTTCACGCTTGCGATTGCGCATTTAAAGAGTTACTACCAACCAAAACAAAGCAACCACACGTCCATGATCAACCTCGTTGGCTCCAAGGTTCCACTATACGGAGCAGGAGCCGAGTTAGTTGCTTCAGACCATAATGGCGGAGTTCCCGTGAAGTTAGAGTTCGAGATCCGATCACGAGCCAATATTGTCGGACACTTGGTCAAGTCTAGACATCGGGAACACCTCTCTTGCTTCTTCCTTATCTCTTCCAACAACACAACGTTTGTAAAATTCACCCACAAAACTTGTACTTGA